The genomic segment gtcctttttgttttgattggtcaatcaaacgCTACAGTATTTCGAGTAGATTTTGGAACGCAAATCTGAAATCTAGTGTTGCTTTTCTATTCGACTTTAGTTTATGCTCAAACTCCGGAAATCTTGCTGCATTCGGAGTGATACGCGACTTCACGTTTCACGTGTTATAACACTACCTTAAAAATGGCAGAAGAAggtaaataatacatattatttttatatgccgGTCGTGAATTCTTTTcttccaaaattaattttgtatgctCGTGCTTTCTTACATTATTGTGATTGTCAATAATGTCTCGGGCCGCGTGGTTTCTGTCATGTTTCCATCTTGTAGTAGCTCATGATATACACGTGTTTTTCCTTAGTTGCACGGTCGATTAAAATGATAGTATTATcggaaatatcgaaaaatacttACACATTCATAGCTTTTGCGCGCTAAATTTGATCtaacaaattttgttaaaaaaaaacaacagatTTGTCATATATAACTGCATAAAGATTGTTTGCATTAAGATGTAGGTTAGATTTTATCGGTCTTGTTGTAGATAAAagtaagaagaagaagaacaaGCTATCGCTTGGGGAAATTCAAAAGACGATGAAGTGCGAGATAGAACCCTCCAATGAGGAGGTGAAATTGGAATGTAAAGATTGGCCTTTACTGTTTAAGGTCAGTTGATCtggttttttataaatcctttttcatacattaataataatcagacaagatatttatgagaaacttgtcatttatttattgcagaattttgacaaaatgcTCACACGTACAAAACATTTCACACCTTTAACAAGCGGTTCTACCCCGCTTAATCGTTGCTTATCAGAGTATATAAAGTCAGGATGCATCAACTTAGACAAACCATGTAATCCATCATCGCACGAGGTAGTGGCTtggataaagagaattttaaggGTAGAGAAAACTGGTCACTCAGGCACATTGGATCCCAAAGTATCAGGATGTTTGATAGTTTGTATAGACAGGGCGACCAGATTAGCCAAGTCACAACAGTCAGCTGGAAAGGAATATGTTGCTGTGTTTAAACTTCACTCTGCGCCAGAAAGTATTCAGAAGGTAAGCCATTAGAATATTGCTAAGATATCTTGTatgatatcatatattaatgttatatgatGATTTAGGTAAAGCAGTCATTGGAAAAGTTGCATGGTGCTCTCTTCCAAAGGCCACCATTGATATCGGCAGTCAAAAGACAGCTTCGTGTAAGGACAGTATATGAAAATGAATTGCTTGATTACAACAAGGAAACTAATATGGGAGTGTTTCGCGTTAGCTGTGAAGCTGGCTCTTACATAAGAACTATGTGTGTCCATCTCGGGCTGTATGTAGGTACCGGCGCTAATATGCAAGAACTCCGGAGGATTCGTTCCGGCGTTCAATCCGAAAAGGATGCCATGGTTACAATGCATGACATTCTTGATGCTCAATGGTTGTATGACAATCATGGAGATGAATCTTACCTAAGGAGAGTTATAAAACCTTTAGAAGCACTATTAGTGAATCATAAAAGGATCATTTTGAAGGACAGTGCTGTATGTATTCgagtttttatttcttaatacaaaaacagattttttaaatttaattttattaataataacatatttttatttaacggcattattttatgaatttgtaGGTAAATGCAATTTGTTACGGAGCTAAAATAATGCTGCCAGGTGTTATAATGTATGACCAAGGGATAGAGTTAAACCAAGAAATTGTAATTGTGACTACTAAAGGCGAAGCTGTTGCACTTGGTAAATATATTTCCGATTTTCAATTAtccaaataattatgtgtatgtTTATGTTATGAGTATAATGATGTACATTATTCaacttcatattttatctGCTATTTCAACtcataagaaaaattcaaaatttttatatttatttttaaaaacttttatatttatttttaaaaaactttagattttttaaataatatttaaacacaaaattttatttatatgtatttagcTATAGCTTTGATGACCTCTCCAACTATGGCTGCTTGTGATCATGGAGTagctgcaaaaattaaaagggtAATCATGGAGAGAGATGCATATCCAAGGAAGTGGGGTTTAGGTCCTAAAGCATTGCAAAAAAAACGTATGGTACTTGAAGGGACCTTAGATAAATATGGAAAACCAAATGAAAACACACCTGCAGGATGGTTAGAAAATTACACAGATTATTCTGCAACAGCAACATCAACGACAGAAATTAAGgcaaatcttaattattttaattttttaatttctctaatatttttttttgataagtaGATGtttatgtgtgcgtgc from the Cataglyphis hispanica isolate Lineage 1 chromosome 20, ULB_Chis1_1.0, whole genome shotgun sequence genome contains:
- the LOC126857091 gene encoding H/ACA ribonucleoprotein complex subunit 4, with amino-acid sequence MAEEDKSKKKKNKLSLGEIQKTMKCEIEPSNEEVKLECKDWPLLFKNFDKMLTRTKHFTPLTSGSTPLNRCLSEYIKSGCINLDKPCNPSSHEVVAWIKRILRVEKTGHSGTLDPKVSGCLIVCIDRATRLAKSQQSAGKEYVAVFKLHSAPESIQKVKQSLEKLHGALFQRPPLISAVKRQLRVRTVYENELLDYNKETNMGVFRVSCEAGSYIRTMCVHLGLYVGTGANMQELRRIRSGVQSEKDAMVTMHDILDAQWLYDNHGDESYLRRVIKPLEALLVNHKRIILKDSAVNAICYGAKIMLPGVIMYDQGIELNQEIVIVTTKGEAVALAIALMTSPTMAACDHGVAAKIKRVIMERDAYPRKWGLGPKALQKKRMVLEGTLDKYGKPNENTPAGWLENYTDYSATATSTTEIKTEKNGDVGSRKRKREEDTTDTNVSVKEEVSSQELSSPKDKKKEKKDKKKKKSKEKQGTEGEESIVMEEGASGESPVKEEKKKKKKKKDKNREPTPS